The Candidatus Limnocylindrales bacterium nucleotide sequence GGGCGCCCGCCGGCTCCTTCCACTTCTACCAGACCAGCCCTCCGCAGCTCCATTCGGGCGTGCAGAACATCAACGATGGCGAGTGGCATCATCTGGTCGCCACGCGCAGCCAGGCCACGGGCCTGCGGCACTATGTCGACGGCGTCCGCGTCCCCGGTCCGGATTCCTCGACTGCCGCCACCAGCATCACCTCCAGCGTCGCGCCGTTCCTGGTCGGCGGCTATCAGAACGTCCAGACCCCGACCAGCCTCTACACGGGCCTCATCGATGAGGTCCGCATCTGGACCAACGTCCTGAGCGACGAAGAGGTGGCGTGGTTCTACGAGAACCCGACAGCCATCGCGCTGCCGCTGTGCGGCGACGCCAACGAGAGCTCCGACCTCAGCGCCACCGACGCGCTCTTCGCGCTGCGAGCAGCCGTCGGCACGTCGCAGTGCGCGCTGTGCGTGTGCGACGGCAACGACTCGGGATCGGTCACCGCGACCGACTCGCTGCTCATCCTGAAGAAGGCGGTGGGGCAGGCGGTCGAGCTGGGATGTCCTGAGTGTGCGGTGGCGGCCGGGTAGACTGTCAGAGACGGCCGAAGCGCGCGCAGTCACATGCGGTCGAGCGCCGCCCGTGACGCCCGCCGCGTCTTGAGCAGCGTCACCAGCGCGACGAAAGCTGCGATCAGCGCGAACCCTGCAACGTTCAGCGCCAGGCTCGGCGGAAAGATCAGGACGTAGCTGGCGTCCTTGACCAGGGCCGAGAAGCTGGAGACGCAGAAGGGCATCAGGAACAGCCGCAGGATCTGCCAACGGTCCAGCTTCATGGTGCCCGTGCTCGAAGTGCGTGTGCTGATGACGAGAGCGGCGCCGATGATCGCGCTCAGGCCGAGCGAGGTCAGCCACAGGCGCGGCCTGGCATCGAAATGATACGCGACGTTGACGACGTACCAGATGACGTAGCACCACAGGATGGTGCGGCCCGTCGTCAGCGAAGCCAGGTAGGCCGACATGTCGTCGCCAACTGGCAGCAAAACCTCCGGCGTGGCAAGTCGCGCCGGTGCCGGAACCCACAGTCGATCTAAGACAGCTGACCAGGTCGGGCGCACGTAGCGCTGGAAGAAAAAGGGCGGCCGATCGCTCGGCCGCCCTTCTTCCAGCAAGGCAGGTTGGACGCGCGCGTCAGTTGCGCTCGGGACAGTTCAGGTCGACCGGAAGACCGATGGCCTGACGCAGCACTCGCAGTGCATCGTTCGCCAGCACCGTTCCGCTGTCGTCGGTGTCGCACAGCCACAACGGACAGTCGGCGCCCGATCCGAGGGCGGCCTCCAGGACTCGCAGCGAGTCCGTTGCGGTGACCGAGCCGCTGCGGTTGGCGTCGCCGCACTGGAGCTGCACGCCCGTTCCCGCACAGTTGATCTCGCTGGCGAAGAGCTCCGGCTTCGGCTTGGCCGGAACTTCCTGCGCATCCGTCGCATTGGTGACGATGGCGTCGAAGTCACCCAGCTCGGGGTCGTCGCCCAACGGCAGGAACCGGCAGCGTACGATGTCGGCCGGCGTGCTGATGCCGACGCCGTGGATCATTGCACCGCGCAGCTTGGTGACGTCCTCGTCGTCGTTGTAGCTGGCCAGCGCGCCCGCCGGCAGCAGGTTGTCGCACTCGACGGTGTTGCCGGAGCCGGCGAAATCGCCGCCGGCGCCAGCGTAGCCGATCTGATAATCGAGCGAGGCGATCGAGCCGCCTTCGCCGAGGCGGAACGTCACTTCGCACACTCGTTGTTCGAGCGTCGTGGTGGTCGTGGATGTTTCGATGTCGCACTCGACGGCCGAGCTCACCGACGGGAGCGTCTCGAGCTGGACGCCGTCGACGTCGGTCGCCTCGACGACGACCACGTTGAAGTCGTCCTCGGAGACGGCGCCCGCCGGATCCTCGAGCGTGCACAGCGCGAGCTGATGCGGGCCTTCGAAGCCGGCCACGCTCGCGAAGCTGGCGTCCAGCCGCGAAGCCCCCGCATCTGCGCCGAAGGCTGCGATCGTGTTGTCGAGCGAATTTGCGCACGGCGGATCCTGGAACGTGCCGGCCAGATGGCCGACGGCGAGCTGGAGCGACCCGAGCTCGACCGCGTCGTCCAGGTACAGGTTCAGATGGCAGAGGCGCGCGTGCGCATCGCCGCCAAGAGCAAGGACGGCCAGTGCAGCCAGGCCAGTGGCTGCCCCCCAACGATGGAATTTCACGGGTATTCTCTCTCCTCCCTCTCCGACACGTGTGAGTCGACGAGGCTCGCGAACCCCGGCAGTATGCGCCGCACCAGGGCTGAAGTCACCTTCGTTTCTTCATGCAAAGAGGCAGTTCTGGCGCTGAAAAAGGGAACGTGACCTCACGGTGCGACGGGTGTGCGAGAGGTCGGGTGGGCCGCATCCACCGCTCGCGCTCCTTCCTTCACGACGGATCTGCCGCCGTCGTGTGCGCAATTGCTCGGTGGGAGGCGCAGTCCCCGCGATCGGGCTCAGCTGGCGAGGCCGCTCTTTCGGATGAGCGCCCGGATGTTCCTCGTCACCGCCTCGTCCATGCTTCCGCCGAACACTCCCACCGCCAGCTCGCTGCGCGCCGACACGCGCAGCTGCTCCTGTCCGGTCTCCGCATCGACGGCCGTCAGCACCGAGTCGACGTAGCCGGCGCCGGCTCCGCCGCCCACCAGATAGCGCGCTGCGCGGCTGCCGTACTGGATGTGAATGTCGACGGCGACGACAAGGGTTCGGCTGGCGCGGCCCTGGCGCGGCTCGATCAGCTCGAAGCGCCGGCTGAGCTCGCGATGCAGGAGGCGGCCGGCCATTCGCGCGAATTTTTCATTCAGCTCGTGCGCTCGCCGATGCCGCTCCACCGACTCGACGTGGACCGCCTCGATGGCGGCGCGGTCGTAGTACCCTTCTTCGTAAAGCGGCAGCTCGACGCGCACGTGCGGCACGCCGCACGCCGACAGCACCACCGCACAAAGGGCGGCCACTGCGAAACGACGAATCCGATAGGCGTTCACGTTCATCGCAAGCCTCTCCTGGCGCTACTTCTTCCTGCGCGCCTCTGCCAGCAGGTCGCCGAGCGTACCCATCGCGCCCGGCTGCTTGAGTGACGCCATCACGCGCTCCTCCTCGGCGCGGTCCTCGGCCTGCTGCGCTTCCTGCTTCTTCCTGGCCGTCTCCACCATCGACAGGCTCAGGCGTCGCTGCTCCGGATCGACCGACAGCACCGTCACCTCCACGCTCTGTCCCACCTCCAGCGCCTGGCGCGCGTGATTGAGGCGCCGCTCGGTGCTGATCTTCGAGATGTGCACGAGGCCTTCGATGCCTGGCTCGATCTCGACGAAGGCGCCGAACGTCTCGAGCCTGCGCACCGTGCCATGCACCGTCGCGCCGACCGGATAGCGGTCGGCCAGCGTGGTCCATGGATCGGCGGCCAGCGCCTTCAGCGACAGACCGATCTGTCGCCGGCCGCGATTGTCGGTGGTCTCGCCGACCTTGATGACCTGCACCTCCACGGTCTGACCGACCGAGAGCAGATCGCTGGCCCGCTCGACGCGCGCGTGGCTCATCTCGCTGATGTGGATCATCCCCTCCACGCCGCCGAGATCGACGAACGCGCCGAAGTCGCGCACCGAGGTGACGGTGCCCGTCAGGACCGCACCCACGCGAAGGCGCTCCCACGTTCTGGCCGCCGCTGCCGCAGCTTCCTCCTCGAGCAGATCGCGCCGCGAGACGACGACGTTGCGTCCACCCTGCTCGATCTTGGTGACACGGAAGGGGAAGCGGCGGCCGATGTACTGCGAGCCCGGCACGCGTTCGCCGCGTCCGGGCCGGTCGATCTGGGAGCCAGGGCAGAACGCGCGCGTCGAGCCGATCTGCACCTCGAAGCCGCCCTTGACCTCGCCCGTGACCAGACCTTCGATCGGCACCTGATGCTCGAAGGCCTGCTCGAGCTCGAAAGCCACGTTGGCACCGCCGCGTCCCATCACCCGCCGCAGCACCGGGGCGCCGGAGCGGCTGCCGTCATCGACGACCGTGGCTTCGATGACGTCGCCGACCTTGATCAGGATCTCGCCGGTGCTGCTGTCGCGGAACTCCGCTGCGTCGATGGTCGCCTCGGCCTTGTTGCCGATGGCGACGAAGACGTTGTCCTGGCTGATGGCGATGACCTTGCCGCGGACCTTGTCGCCGATGCCGATCCTGGCGGCCGTGGCCTTGCTCTCGCTGGCGGCGAACAGGGTGGCGAAATCTTCTTCCTCACCGGTCTGTGGGGATCTGTCGGAGGGATCGTTCGGAGCCATTGTCAGCCAAATTGCCTCTTATCCCAGCTTTCGCAATCCGCTCATCAGCGCGCGCAGGCGCGACAGGTCGGCAATCGCGTCGCGCGCCGTCTCCGACAGGAACGCGCCACCCATGTTGGCGATGATGAAGTGATTGCAGCCGGCCCGCGCCAGCGGCGCCGCCTGCTCGAGAATCTCGTCGGGGCTGCCCATGAAGAAGAGCCGCTCGAGAATGGCTGGGTTGAGCTGCGCCACCGCGCGATCGATCTGCTCGGGCGTGACGCGCGAGGGAACGAGGTCGAGAAAACCCATGAAGCCTTCACCCATCGGGTGCTCGATGCCGCACTCGCGCCAGATCTCCGGCGGCAGCCCGCACGCCATATAGGCGACGTACTTGTTGCGCAGCGCCTTCTGCAGCACGTGACTGCGGCTCCTGGCCATGGCGATGAGAAGGGTCTGGCCGGCGGTGAAACCTTCCATCGAGCGTCCGGCGGCTTTGGCGCCGTCGCGAATCAGCCCGAGGCGCCGCGCGTATTCGGCGCCGTCGATGCGCTGGCCGGGCAGCCAGCCGTCGCAGTAGCGCCCGCACATCCGAAGCATGCGCGGAAAGTGCGCGCCCATGAACAGGCGCGGCGGGCGGTCCTTGTAGAGCGGCAGGTCGAACACCGCGTCGCGAAGCTGCCAGTACTTGCCGTCGAACGTGACGGGTGCGCCGCGGCTGTTCCACAGCAGGTGGATGATCTTCAGCGCTTCCTCCAGCCGGGAGACGCGCTCGTCGCAGGGCAGGCCGTAGGGCTCCGTGTTCTCGCGCAGCCCGTTGCCGATGCCGAGAACGGCGCGGCCCCTGGAGATGTGGTCGAGGGTGACGAACGTCTGCGCCAGCGACATCGGATGGCGGCGGATGGGCTCGGTCACCGACGTGCCGATGAGCGGCTTGCGAAACTTCGTGGCCACCCAGGTCATGATCGGCACCGGATCGAAGAGCGCGTCCATCGAGTGCACGGTGCGGGCGGCCGGAACGACGTCGGGCTTCCACATCCACTTCGGCGCAAAGCCCATGAAGTGGTCCGGCACCCAGATCGCGCTGGCGCCGAGCGCACGGGCAACGGATACGCCGGCCTTGGTGATCCACAGCGGATACAGGCAGCCGTCCTGATAGCCGACAGTGACTTCTCCCATGCGCGGCAGCAGAGCGGAAAAAAGAGGCGGGTACAACGTTTGTTCGACGACGGCGGCGCTCGCTGGACACGGCCGCGCGCAACGGCCAAGCAGCGGCCATGGATGCACGACACATCGCAGACCGCCTCGAGATCCAGGACGTCCTCGTGCGCTACTGCAACGCCATCGATACCGGCAACTATGCGATGCTGGATGAGGTGTTCACGCCCGACGGAATCGCCGACTACACCGCCGCCGGCGGAATTCGCGGCACGCTGGCGGAGATCAAGGAGTGGCTGGACAAGGCGCTGGCGCCGTTCCCGGTGCGCCAGCATCTGGTGACGAACTTCCAGATCGAGATCGACGGCGACCGCGCCAGCACGCACTGCTACCTTTTCAATCCGCTCGGCTTCCCGCAGGGCGGAAGTCTGGAGATGCTGTTCTGCGGCGGCGGCTACCGCGATACGTTCGTGCGCACCGGCACGGGCTGGCGCATCGCCGAGCGCGTCATCTCGACCGCCTATCTCCACGGCAAGCTGCCGGGATAGACGGCCGAGCCGGCGTCGCTGCGGTCGGCACGCGCCATGCGCCGCCGGGCGGGAGACCTTCGTTTCCGTTTTTCATCGAGCGTTCTCCGGCGACGCGGCGGCTACGTCCTGCTCGGCCACGTCGTGACCGGCCATGCCCGCGCGCAGCGTGAAAAGAAACGTTGCCCCGTGGTCGGGCTCGCTTTCCGCCCAGATCCTGCCGCCGTGGCGCCGAACGATGCGATCGGCGATCGCCAAGCCCATCCCCTCGCCCTCGAACTCGGCCGGATGATGCAGCCGCTCGAAGGCGTGGAAGAGCCGGCGCGCGTACTGCATGTCGAAGCCCGGGCCATTGTCCTTGACGAAGAATGCGCCGTCGCGCTGACCGACCTCGATCACGCCGACGTCCCGGCCGCGTGTGAACTTCCAGGCATTGGCCAGCAGCTGCTGCAGCAGCGTGCGCGTCAGGCCTCCGTCGCAGTGCTCGCTCAAGCCTTCCGCGATACGCAGCTCGACCCGGCGCTCGGGCTCGCCGGCCTGCAGCTCCTCGCAGAGCTCGCGCGCGCAGCGCGACAGATCGAAGTTCGTGCGCTGCAGCGGCCGCCCCGATACGCGCGACAGCTCGAGCAGCGCATCGACCATGCGGTCCATCCGCAGCGTGGCCATGCGCACGCGGTCCAGGTGCTCGCGGTGGCCGGCGGAGAACGTGTCGCCGAACTCTTCTTCGAACATGCGCGTGAAGCCGTGGATGTGGCGAAGCGGCTGGCGCAGGTCGTGAGAGATTGCGCGCGTCACCGCCCGCTGATCCGTCAGGGCGCCCTCGAGCTCGGCCGTGCGCGCGCGCACCTTGGCTTCGAGCTCCTCGTTCAGTGCCCGGTTGCGCGCTTCCGCGGCGCGCAGGTGAAGGTTCTCGCGTACCGCCTGATCGAAGGAGCTGCGCGTATGGTAGGCGACGAAGAGCGACAGGAGCGAGGCCGCGAACGCATTGACGAGCGTTGGCACCGCCGGATCGCCCGGCACCGGAGCTCCGATCGTGGTCACGGACACGGCCAGCAGCGCGCCGCAGATCGCGACGATCAGCGCCTGTGCAGCCACGCCCCACGGCAGCACGGCCGCCGTCATCAGCACCAGGATGATGTGCAGCGACACGGTGACGCCGATGTCGCCGCGCAGCGTTCCGCCGATGGTGCCGAGCACGGCGATCCCGCTGCCGAGCAGGATCCCCCACACCAGCTGATGCCGTACGAAGCCGCGCCTGTGAGTGCCGGCGATGAACGCGGCCACGAACGCCACGGCCGTCCATCGAAGGATCGCGTAGCGGCCGGCCATCTCCAGGCTCGCCTTCGGGCGCATCACGATGAAGAGCAGGGCGATCCCCAGCGTGACCCACGCCAGAACGCGAAAACGGTTGGTCAGCGTGCGCCGGCGCTCGGCGGCGACGCTCTCTTCGATGTCCGTGATCGCTTCGGCCATGTGCTGCATCAGGTCAGCGTGAAGGGGTGGCTGCTCAGGGCAACGCCGACGCCGGAGACCGTGCCGATAGCACACAGGGCCGCCGACACGAGCCGCCACGAGCGGTCGTCGATGGCGGCGGCGGTCATCGCATGCGCGACGTAAAGGGCCGGCATCACGCGGCCGACGGCAGAGACGGCATGCCAGACGTGCGCGTCCAGGCACAGCACGACCGCCGTCAGGAACGTCAGCATCGCCAGCGGCAGGTCGTCTCGCTGCGGCAGGCCCGGCGTGCGCCAGGCACGAAATTGCGCTGCCGCCACCGGTCCGAGGAAACCGATCAGGAAGACGGCGGAAGAGACCACGTAGACGTCGACGTCGGCGAGCCTGGGCACGAGCGAAAGGGCGCCGGACAAGGGCAGGCTGATCATGCCGCTGCCGACTGAGAACGGCTGGTCGTCGAGACGGACGAACAGGAAGAGCTGCCACAGCGCCCAGGGCAGGAGGCTGGCCAGCGCGAGCCGCGCCTGACGCCACCGACCGTGCCACGCCAGCCAGGCGCACAGAGGAAGCACGAGCAGCACCGTGGTCTCGCGAGCCAGGGCAGCCAGCGCCAGCACTGCCGTCTGAGCCACGGTCAGGCGGCGTCCCTGGTGGTGCCAGAGCGTGAAGAAGGCGGTCGTCAGCGCCAGCGTCAGCGGCTCCGTGCACGCGTACAGCAGCCCGATCAGCGCGGCGGGATTGAGAACGACGGTGGCGGCGTGCACGCCGGGGCCCACGGCCAGCATGGCCAGCGACAGCGCGACCAGAAGGCAGGTCAGGTTGATGGCGAGGATCGCCTGCGGGAAGCGGCGCTCGTCGCCGGCACTGACGAGCCAGGTCAGGACCGGAAGCAGCATGCGCTGGCCGCGATAGGCGCGGTCCCCGCGCGGCCGTCCGCGCGGCGGCGTGATGTCGTCGCCACGCAGCAGCGCCGGGAGGTCTCGCGCCAGCTGGTAGTAGAGCATGCCGTCGTAGCCGCCGTCGCGGTAGAGCACGATGCCGGGCGGCAGGTCGTACTGCCGGCCGTACTCCTCGTGCATGTGCAGCAGG carries:
- a CDS encoding LamG-like jellyroll fold domain-containing protein, encoding MTLLALAFFACAALVPMAGPASAAMIARWSFDEESGTTAFNTAGAFHGTLGGGAMFVPEQGIAGGAVSLDIATNGFVTMGDHYNFTGFDTFSFQAWVKTTMTTGGVVLSRHVGGFHNGYFMSINDVGDGAGAPAGSFHFYQTSPPQLHSGVQNINDGEWHHLVATRSQATGLRHYVDGVRVPGPDSSTAATSITSSVAPFLVGGYQNVQTPTSLYTGLIDEVRIWTNVLSDEEVAWFYENPTAIALPLCGDANESSDLSATDALFALRAAVGTSQCALCVCDGNDSGSVTATDSLLILKKAVGQAVELGCPECAVAAG
- a CDS encoding S1 RNA-binding domain-containing protein, whose product is MAPNDPSDRSPQTGEEEDFATLFAASESKATAARIGIGDKVRGKVIAISQDNVFVAIGNKAEATIDAAEFRDSSTGEILIKVGDVIEATVVDDGSRSGAPVLRRVMGRGGANVAFELEQAFEHQVPIEGLVTGEVKGGFEVQIGSTRAFCPGSQIDRPGRGERVPGSQYIGRRFPFRVTKIEQGGRNVVVSRRDLLEEEAAAAAARTWERLRVGAVLTGTVTSVRDFGAFVDLGGVEGMIHISEMSHARVERASDLLSVGQTVEVQVIKVGETTDNRGRRQIGLSLKALAADPWTTLADRYPVGATVHGTVRRLETFGAFVEIEPGIEGLVHISKISTERRLNHARQALEVGQSVEVTVLSVDPEQRRLSLSMVETARKKQEAQQAEDRAEEERVMASLKQPGAMGTLGDLLAEARRKK
- a CDS encoding LLM class flavin-dependent oxidoreductase → MGEVTVGYQDGCLYPLWITKAGVSVARALGASAIWVPDHFMGFAPKWMWKPDVVPAARTVHSMDALFDPVPIMTWVATKFRKPLIGTSVTEPIRRHPMSLAQTFVTLDHISRGRAVLGIGNGLRENTEPYGLPCDERVSRLEEALKIIHLLWNSRGAPVTFDGKYWQLRDAVFDLPLYKDRPPRLFMGAHFPRMLRMCGRYCDGWLPGQRIDGAEYARRLGLIRDGAKAAGRSMEGFTAGQTLLIAMARSRSHVLQKALRNKYVAYMACGLPPEIWRECGIEHPMGEGFMGFLDLVPSRVTPEQIDRAVAQLNPAILERLFFMGSPDEILEQAAPLARAGCNHFIIANMGGAFLSETARDAIADLSRLRALMSGLRKLG
- a CDS encoding nuclear transport factor 2 family protein, with protein sequence MDARHIADRLEIQDVLVRYCNAIDTGNYAMLDEVFTPDGIADYTAAGGIRGTLAEIKEWLDKALAPFPVRQHLVTNFQIEIDGDRASTHCYLFNPLGFPQGGSLEMLFCGGGYRDTFVRTGTGWRIAERVISTAYLHGKLPG
- a CDS encoding ATP-binding protein, which encodes MQHMAEAITDIEESVAAERRRTLTNRFRVLAWVTLGIALLFIVMRPKASLEMAGRYAILRWTAVAFVAAFIAGTHRRGFVRHQLVWGILLGSGIAVLGTIGGTLRGDIGVTVSLHIILVLMTAAVLPWGVAAQALIVAICGALLAVSVTTIGAPVPGDPAVPTLVNAFAASLLSLFVAYHTRSSFDQAVRENLHLRAAEARNRALNEELEAKVRARTAELEGALTDQRAVTRAISHDLRQPLRHIHGFTRMFEEEFGDTFSAGHREHLDRVRMATLRMDRMVDALLELSRVSGRPLQRTNFDLSRCARELCEELQAGEPERRVELRIAEGLSEHCDGGLTRTLLQQLLANAWKFTRGRDVGVIEVGQRDGAFFVKDNGPGFDMQYARRLFHAFERLHHPAEFEGEGMGLAIADRIVRRHGGRIWAESEPDHGATFLFTLRAGMAGHDVAEQDVAAASPENAR